The following proteins come from a genomic window of Sphingosinicella flava:
- a CDS encoding KTSC domain-containing protein yields the protein MPRVQSSSVERVDYTPESRTLDIWYTDAGRYSYSNVPESVYRALLAAPSIGRFVNAQVKDRYAFTPTPGRRKFRPD from the coding sequence ATGCCGCGCGTGCAATCCTCCTCGGTCGAACGGGTGGACTATACGCCCGAAAGCCGCACCCTCGATATCTGGTACACGGATGCCGGCCGCTATTCTTATTCCAACGTTCCCGAAAGCGTCTACCGGGCGCTCCTGGCGGCGCCGTCGATCGGCCGCTTCGTCAATGCGCAGGTGAAGGACCGTTACGCCTTCACCCCGACGCCCGGCCGCCGGAAGTTCCGGCCGGACTGA
- a CDS encoding CC0125/CC1285 family lipoprotein, producing MTSRVQSRKPKLLLPLTAALALAACATATPYQPLGTSGASGGYTSQRIEDNRYRVTFSGNQFTSRDRVENYLLYRAAELTLQQGFDGFTIVQRATDRRTETDVTRDPFGPGPYGYWGPSWRYRGPYGWRTWDPWYGDPFFDRSIDVRTIDQYEASAEIVMFRGPRRDDRYSFDARQVIANLGPTIQLPR from the coding sequence ATGACCAGCCGTGTCCAATCGAGAAAGCCGAAATTACTCCTCCCCCTCACCGCGGCGCTTGCGCTCGCCGCCTGTGCGACGGCGACGCCTTACCAGCCGCTCGGCACGTCGGGCGCCTCGGGCGGCTATACCAGCCAGCGCATCGAGGATAATCGCTACCGCGTTACCTTCAGCGGCAATCAATTCACCAGCCGCGACCGGGTGGAGAATTACCTCCTCTACCGCGCCGCCGAGCTGACCCTGCAGCAGGGCTTCGACGGCTTCACCATCGTCCAGCGCGCGACCGACCGGCGGACGGAAACGGACGTGACCCGCGATCCGTTCGGCCCCGGGCCCTATGGCTATTGGGGTCCGTCCTGGCGCTATCGCGGTCCTTATGGCTGGCGGACCTGGGATCCCTGGTATGGCGATCCGTTCTTCGATCGCAGCATCGATGTGCGGACCATCGATCAATATGAGGCGAGCGCCGAAATCGTGATGTTCCGCGGACCGCGCCGGGACGACCGCTACAGCTTCGACGCGCGGCAGGTCATTGCGAACCTGGGACCGACGATCCAGCTTCCCCGCTAA